In Carya illinoinensis cultivar Pawnee chromosome 9, C.illinoinensisPawnee_v1, whole genome shotgun sequence, the following are encoded in one genomic region:
- the LOC122276696 gene encoding F-box/kelch-repeat protein At1g30090 — protein sequence MQWVRLSSQHAPVHKLGDSQLTLSPKFRLAEIQSSLLNRSADLDSTLRGEPLIPGLPDDVSLNCLLRLPVQSHAACKVVCKRWHLLLGSKERFFTRRKELGLKDPWLFVFAFHKCTRKIQWLVLDLTQFSWHSIPAMPCKGGKVCPHGFRCVAIPQEGNLFVCGGVVSDGDCPLDLVLKYEMQKNRWTVMNQMITARSFFASGAINGMIYVAGGNSTDLFELDSAEVMDPIKGSWHSIASMGANMASYDAAVLNGKLLVTEGWLWPFYVSPRGQVYDPRTNDWESMAVGLREGWTGSSVVVYDHLFVVSELERMKLKVYDSDTDSWETLEGPPLPEQICKPFAVNACDCRIYVVGRNLHVAVGNISRLSQKGTCSKKWRFFVQWQVVEAPESFSDLTPSSSQVLFA from the coding sequence ATGCAATGGGTTCGGTTGTCTTCCCAACATGCTCCTGTACACAAGCTGGGGGATTCACAATTAACATTATCCCCAAAATTTAGGTTAGCAGAAATCCAATCTTCTTTGTTAAATCGTTCAGCAGATTTAGACTCAACTCTCAGGGGAGAACCCCTCATTCCGGGCCTTCCTGATGATGTTTCCCTCAACTGTCTTCTCCGGCTTCCAGTCCAGAGCCATGCAGCCTGCAAAGTTGTGTGCAAGCGATGGCATCTACTGCTCGGTAGTAAAGAACGATTTTTCACACGTAGAAaggaattaggcctcaaagaccCTTGGCTCTTTGTCTTTGCTTTCCACAAGTGCACTCGAAAGATTCAGTGGCTGGTTCTTGATCTCACTCAATTCTCTTGGCACTCTATCCCAGCAATGCCTTGCAAGGGGGGCAAGGTTTGTCCCCATGGATTTAGGTGCGTTGCCATCCCCCAGGAGGGCAATCTTTTTGTTTGTGGGGGTGTGGTCTCTGATGGAGATTGCCCACTTGACTTGGTCCTGAAATACGAGATGCAGAAGAATCGTTGGACTGTGATGAATCAGATGATCACCGCTAGATCATTTTTTGCAAGCGGGGCAATCAATGGAATGATTTATGTGGCTGGAGGAAACAGTACAGATCTCTTTGAGCTTGACTCAGCTGAGGTTATGGATCCTATTAAGGGGAGTTGGCATTCCATTGCAAGCATGGGAGCAAATATGGCCTCTTATGATGCAGCAGTTCTGAATGGCAAACTTCTTGTGACCGAAGGCTGGCTGTGGCCTTTCTATGTCTCTCCCAGGGGTCAGGTTTATGACCCTAGAACGAATGATTGGGAGAGCATGGCTGTTGGGCTGAGAGAAGGCTGGACCGGTTCAAGTGTGGTTGTTTATGATCACTTGTTTGTGGTTTCAGAGCTCGAAAGGATGAAGCTAAAGGTTTATGATTCAGATACTGATTCCTGGGAAACGCTTGAAgggccacctttaccagagcaAATATGCAAACCTTTTGCAGTGAATGCATGTGATTGCAGAATCTATGTTGTGGGTAGGAACCTTCATGTTGCTGTGGGTAATATCTCAAGGCTCAGCCAAAAAGGCACTTGCAGCAAAAAATGGAGGTTCTTTGttcaatggcaggttgtggagGCACCAGAAAGCTTCTCTGACTTGACACCTTCAAGCTCTCAGGTTTTGTTTGCGTAG